One window from the genome of Diospyros lotus cultivar Yz01 chromosome 11, ASM1463336v1, whole genome shotgun sequence encodes:
- the LOC127812580 gene encoding UDP-glucose 4-epimerase-like (The sequence of the model RefSeq protein was modified relative to this genomic sequence to represent the inferred CDS: added 33 bases not found in genome assembly), whose translation MAKYNCKKLVFSSSSTVYGEPENVPFVEDFPLNPTNPYSRSKYFLEEIARDIQKADPEWKMILLRYFNPVGAHESGKLGDDPKGHSNNLMPYITQVALRRLPELYVLGTNYPTRDGSAIRDYIHVMDLADAHIFALQKLSSCDYTGCTAYNLGTGSGTSVLELVAAFEKACGEKIPVKHFPRRLGDAIELYASTEKAEKELGWKAIYGIEEICRDQWKWAIMNPMGYWSKPREDGYNIFLEESTGSGKSH comes from the exons TCCTCTTCCTCAACGGTCTATGGAGAACCGGAAAACGTTCCATTTGTTGAGGATTTCCCGTTAAATCCCACGAACCCTTATTCGCGATCCAAG TATTTCCTTGAAGAAATTGCTCGAGATATCCAGAAGGCAGATCCTGAATGGAAAATGATCTTGTTGAGGTACTTTAATCCTGTTGGGGCTCATGAGAGTGGCAAACTTGGTGACGATCCAAAGGGCCATTCAAACAATCTTATGCCCTACATAACGCAAGTAGCTCTTCGAAGATTGCCTGAACTTTATGTACTGGGTACTAATTATCCTACTCGTGATGGTAGTGCG ATCCGAGATTACATCCATGTTATGGATTTGGCAGATGCTCATATTTTTGCACTCCAGAAGCTTTCCTCCTGTGATTATACAG GCTGCACTGCATACAACTTGGGAACTGGTTCTGGTACATCTGTATTGGAACTGGTTGCTGCATTTGAGAAGGCATGCGGAGAG AAAATCCCTGTAAAACATTTTCCAAGAAGATTAGGAGATGCCATTGAACTCTATGCTTCTACTGAGAAAGCGGAGAAGGAACTTGGTTGGAA GGCAATATATGGGATTGAAGAAATCTGCAGGGACCAATGGAAATGGGCAATCATGAATCCAATGGGATACTGGTCCAAGCCTCGAGAAGATGGATACAATATATTCTTAGAAGAATCGACGGGTTCTGGAAAATCACATTGA